The region attttgagtttattttggtgaatgatgtaagacagtggtccagtttcttttcttttcctttttttttttttttttttgcatagagctgtccaattttcccaacaccatttgttgaaatgactgtcttttgtccattggatCGTCTTCCTTCCTGTCATAGGTTATTTGGCCATataagcatgagtttatttctgagctctaattctgttccactgatctgtgtgacAGACGCCACCCCTTCATGAGAGGAGTTGCAAAGTGACATTGTGGCGGGGTGGCAAACTTTGGCCATGTTTATAAACTCTGGACCACAGAGGGCCAGTGGGCAGATCTCACAAGTGTGTGCGAGAAAAGGAAGCGATGTCCCTTCATTCCTAGGCCATCACATTTTCTGGTTTCTGTAGGCCCTTGGTGCGCTGCTCTGATTGCAGGGGCTGACGGGTTCTGTGGGGGTCCTCTCTCCTCTGACCTTGGGCTCCATGGCCGCATCTGTGAGCCATGTGACTGCTGTCTCTGATAGGCTTCGTGGAAGTCCTCCGAGGCATGCTAGTGCTTAAGAGCCTCCTGACTTTCCTGGTCAGCTGTCAGAGTTGTTGGCAAGGCTTCAGACATTCATATCTAATCCCGTGCACTGATTAATGGAGGTGGTTTCACTTTAATTGTCCCTCTGAAGCAGCCTGTCTCCTGGTGGCCCCGGGCAGAAGCTGTTCGCAGGTCTGTGGCCATTTATGGGCAGAGCCAGAGCCCTGAGATGCTCATGGGGGAACACAATGGGCTTGGGGGTATGGGGCACATCCTGCCCGGTGACCCCGGCAAGTCACCGTGTTCCAGCTTCCGCCAACTGCGCCCCGAAGTGTCATTTCCTTCATCTTATAAATTATCTAATAATGCCTCTCTCTCTCGCCATcatgtttctccctctctaccGGATCATGACCATCTGCAGACAGACACGCTTTATGCCTCTGACCTTAAAATGCAAGGCTCTCGGGACTccacatccccccaccacctgTTACTCCATTGCTCTACTCTTTAGAGAACTCTTCAAAAAGAGatcactgtacacctgaaactaatataacactgtatgttaactatactcacCCCTCCCCGGGAGCTGCTCTCCGCCCGGTCAGCTGCTATGACCAGCGGTCGATCTAGGTCTCTATCTGAAAGGCCACAGGTGATCCCTTTCTCCTCTGAGAAATCCCCCCCCTCCTTGCTTGGCTTCCAGGGTGTCTGGCCCCTGCTTATTCTCCCACCTGGCTGGCTGGCGCATCCTCGTTTCCCTGACCCCGACAACGTGGAGCCCTAAGGTTCAGACTACAGGCTTTTCCTCTCTTATCTACATCCCCTCGGTGACCTCATCCTGTCTCGTGACTTGAAACACCAGCTACAAGCTGGTGACACTCGTGTTTCTATCTGTAGCCAGACCTCCCCGCCGGTCCCCAGGCTTGCACAAAGCGCCTGTTCAGTGTCTCGGCCTGGATGCTTCACGAGCATCTCCAACTTAGCACATTCAAGATGGGGCCCCGATGGTCCCCCCAGGCCtgttcctcctgctgctgcccccaAATCAGCTAAAGCAGTGTCGTCTTTCCCATTTCTTGTGTGCCTTTCTGCTTCTTGCCCACTGCATCTTACGGTCACTGAACCCTCCTAACACTACCTTCAGTTTGGGGGTTTTCACTTTTCCCTTTCtgtgttaactttatttttgaatatgtaaaGCATGATCTGGTTCAAAGTCAAAACAGTATTAAAAGGCATCCTTACAggggcctccctgccctccctatATTCTTTGCCccattttcagtatttcttttggcaaaaataagcaaaaaatatttatttccccctttttcttaaACAGAAGTTGGCATACTGTAATGCATTGttctgtattttgctttttttccccccatttaacGGTATATTCTGGGGATCATTCCAGTTCACAGAGAACTTCCTCATTCTTAGTACAGCTGCATCAgaatttcattgtatggatgtaaTTTGTTGAACCAGACCCCGGCTGATGAACATCTGAGTTGTTCCCAGTCTTTGGTTATTACAAATGTGGCTGCAATTAATGACCTTGTGCATATGTCATTTTGTGCTTTGGAAGGATATCTTCAGGGTGGATTTTTGGGATGGTGGTTGGAGGAAGCCATCAACAGAATCTGGGAAGTTGCAAGGGTTTGTGTGTTACAGCAGCCCTCAGGGAGGGCATATTCTCCAATGCCCAACTTAGATCTGGCCAAgaagaagaatggagaaagaagaatctCCCAGAGCAGGGGGCCAAGGGACACAAAAACCAATACCCCAAGGAGCAGAACCAGGACCCACTCACGGAGCACTCCCTACTTCCTGGCAGGGAGGCCCTTGTCTTGGCTGCTCATCAGGGTTTCTGAATTGCTATGGAGTGGCGCCTGCTCTGTGTCTTCTATTGTTCCCTTTTAGAATTGGCCTCTTGGTGTTGTGGAGTTCAGCTGTGTCCTTACTGACTTTCGTTCAGCCTGgtgaatctgtttcttttctttttttttttaagtattttatgtatttatttgacagagagagagacatcgagagagggaacacaagcaggggcagagagagagggagaagcaggcttgagcagggagcacgacgtggggctcgatctcaggacctgggatcacgacccgagccgaaggcagacacttaacgactgagccatccaggtgcccctgtctgtTTCTGATAAAGGGATGTTGATGTCTCCAACTACAATAGTGGATTCacctatttctctcttttgatttttctgcagtttgaatatgatatgcctgGGTGTAGGGTTTGGGGCACTGATcgtgcttggtgttctctgagcttcctggatctgtggttttgTATCTGACATAAATTGGGGGGAACATCTCAGTCATTATTCCTTccaatatttcttctgttcctttcttcttctggtgTTCCCAGTATGCGTATGTTACACCTTTTGTAGTTGTGCCACGGTTCCtggatattctgttccattttttcccgtctttgttctctttgcttttcagtgtgGGGAGTTTCTACTGACATAACCACAAGCTCAGAgtctttcctcagccatgtcccATCTACTAAATGAGCCCGTCAGAGCCAttgttcatttctgttacagtagttttgatctctagcattaaaaaaaacctatttcttagaatttccatctctctgcttacctTACCCACCTGTAGTTGTTTGCTGTCCACTTTTTCCATTGAAGCCCTTAGCATAGTAGTCAGACTTATTTAAACTCCTGGTCTGATCGTTAACATCcctgccatatctgagtctggttctgatgctcgCCCTATCTCTCCTAACTGTGTaatttgccttttagtatgcTTTGTAATTTGTGTTGAAAGCCAGGTAGGTATTGCCTGGTGGGTTCAGACAACTTGTCTTTTTGGTTCATAGGTCTCCGGATCAAGAGAAACCATAATACTCCTGATACAGAGACAAGTCATCCATAGGTGGACCTTGAGTTTGATGCCATGATTGACTTTTTCCACCTTGGGGAGAGGGCAAGTATATTTTGTCTGACTATTGGATGATCGGAAAGATGGACTGTGTGTTATTAGGTTTGTTCCTCACACCATTTTTAGCTCTCTACCACCCAGACACTTGGTAAATTGTATTCCTTCATCCTCTGTGGTTGGTGGGTCACATGACCAGTTCTACACATGAGTTGTGAGTAGAACCCAAAAGCCCAGATCTGAACTTTTCCTTGATGATGTGAGACCTTCCAGAATTATTTTTCTGCCTTCCATGACAACCAGCAATGTCTCCTCAGTCGGCTACTAAGTGAAGGTGGGTGGAGCAAGGTCACTGCACATAGTTTCAGTGGGCAATGAACCTCTAAGCAACGATGATCTGGGGGTTACTCGTTAACTTAGATAACGCAGCTTGACCTGATACCCCTTTCTCAGTTCTTGACTCACACGCCACATTTTCCTCCAGGCCTTCCTGGATGCTAGTATAAAATAGCAGCCCCATACCCATCCTGGTGCTCTACCCTCTTCCCCACTTTATATTTCTCCATAACGACCATCTCCATCAAACATTAGAGTTTGCTCAGTTATTCTGTTTACTATGTGTCTCTTTCCACCATCAGAATGTGAGCCCATGAAGGCAGGGATAGTCTGATTTTGGGTTCCACTGGAAGCAGACTGTGAGGTAAAGGCTTTGGTGCCAGTTGTTCATTTTGGAGGTGACCCCGAGGAGCCCAGGAGAGACGTTTggggaagagacaaggaagggggCAAAACCACTAAGGGATGCATTAATCTGCTCATTCCtagaggtaaaaacaaaaacaaaaacaaacaaacaaaaaactggagcATTTGTCCCCCCGCTCCTGTCCGTTGTTGGCTGCAGGCTGCCCGGAGGGCCCAAAACCTCTAGTACATCGAGGCAGCCGTGTGAACAGGCTGAACAAGCTTCCAGTGCCAGAAAAAGTcttcagggggagaagcagaaagatGCACACAGTCTCCCTGAGGGGGAATGGTCCACCACCGTTGCAGGTGGGTCAAGGGggcatggtggtggggggggcaggggtgagcaTCCACAGCATCGACCATAggaatttttggttttttattcccTAATGTATCATCACCTAAATTTTttgtaataaatgaatgaatactagAGTAGACCCTTGTGAGTATGTCCCCAGCACCCAATTTCACTTATcaacttcttttctattttcctttgagAGACCTCTTCTCCCAATTTCTCAGCCTGGAGCTTTGGTTGGGATTGTCCTCACCACTAGTTCCTGGGTATGggccactcccccaccccaaaggcTTAATCCAGTCAACTGCTCTTACTCACTTCTTTTGCTCTCCCCCACCACAGTGATCTGTTCAGGGACAGACACACACCTCATTTGGGACCAGTGTGAGAGTGAATTCCagggctccctctctctttctttgagtAATGTGTGGTGTAAAGGTGTGAGGTCTGGGACAACTGCAGCCATTTTGCCACCATGGGAAAGCCAGGAACTTCTGGACTGACTTCATGAAGGCCAAAGAGAAAGCCCATAAGAAAGCAGGGAGAATCTAAGTCTCTGGAGACATCTTTTGGAGCTGCTGGATCAAGTCATCACTTGAAGCTAAGATTAAATCTAGGTTTTTAATTGACATACccaataaaaattcctttatatTATGAGTCAGTTTGAGGTGAATTTTCTGTCCCTTTTGACTGAAAGAAACCTCACCGATTCTACACCTGACATACAGGTTTGTTTTGAGGTTTAAGTAAAACAGCATTTAGGtgtgcagggctggcttagtacataaagcatgtgactcttgatcttggggtcatgagttcgagccccgtgttgggtgtagagattacttcaaaaaaataGCATTTAGTAAAGCATGGAGCACAAATAATTCTCAATGAATGGTAACCAGTATTGTTAttatgatgtatttatttttatagttatgtgCACTTTTTATTCTATACCCTAACATTGGCttgtttctatttatctttttggtATTATTCAATTTCTACCCCCAAAGGAGAGAAGCTGAGGGAGGGGGCTGACCAGCTCCAGCTCCTGACTACCATCTTGAGCCTCAGTGAACAACACAGAGCCCACACAGTGCAGTTCTAATTCCTCTGACATCCCATTTTCATTCTTTGATGATATTTGTCTGTATCCAGCTTACACATAAATGTTTCCAGTAAAGTGCTCCAAATGTCTTTTTCAGAAATCTGAATCCACATGAAAACAATGGCAACAAGAAAAAGGTGTAAACTTTCCAGAACAAGCCCAGAGTTTGAAAATGTGATAAAGAGGTTATTGTGTGTCCGAACTTTTCACACAAGAATTGGAGGAGATTTAACACCAGGAATAATAAACAGAGGAAGACCAGCTAATGCAGAGCAGATGGGCCTGCAGGGCAATGCTAAGCATTTCAACATCTTTCCCCTTGGACCTTTGGACTCAAGATGACTGATGCTGGTTTCTTTAgttgaaaataaagttaatgcAGTTGGGGAAACCCATAAATATAGCTGGCTTGGTTTCTAGGATGGCTGGTGGACTAAAGTTGTTAAGAACCTACAATGTGGCAGGCCTTCGAAATTCACTACTCAAATCCTGACCACagctccattttatagacaagaaaattGAGGCTTTGAAAGTGTAAATCACTTACTGAAGGGCATACAGCCAGTAAGAGAGTGAAGCCCCGATCAGTCTGATGTCTGTCTCTGCATATGTCGTGTTTCTGCAAACTAGGGTAATAGTTGAGCAGGGAAAAAGGGTCCTGGTCAGAtaaatttgggaaacactgagatacatatatatttatttatacataatatcTTTCTATATAGAGACATACATATATGCTATCTTCATATatctaatacatatttatatagtaacagttttattgaggtataattgctgtataataaattatacataattaaACTATACAATATGGTACATTTTGACATATGTTTATAAcctatgaaaccatcaccacagtcaagatagtGAGCATATCCATTACTCtcaaaagtttcctcatgcccctttgtaattccttccatctgtccctcccaccctTAATcccagacaaccactgatctgtcaCTCTAGATTAgctgcattttctagagttttatataaatggaatcatgcagtacaTATTCTCTTTTGCCagtcttctttcactcagcatgataattttgagattcattcccATTATTACATGTTTGTTCCTTTAtcttactgagtagtattccattgtatgaatatgcccCACTTTGTCTATTCACCTATAGATGGACATTTAcactgtttccagtttggggctaatacaaataaaactgctatgtaCATTTGTGGTCAAGTCTTCCTGAGACATaagctctcttttctcttggataaatacctaaggGTGGAATGGCTAGGCTGTATGGtgagtatatgtttaacttttaaagaaactgccaaactgttttccaaagtggttgcatcTTATATTCCTATCAGCAGTGTAATAGGGTTCTATTTCCTCTTCACCAGCACTGTATAgccagttttttttattttattttactttactttttagtgttttaatttttttattttttgaacttatttttatctaaattcagttagttaacatatagtgtatcattagtttatagcgcaatgtccacaacagccaaactgtggaaagagccaagatgtccatcgacagatgagtggataaagaagatgtggtccatatatacaatggaatattactcagccatcagaaggatgaAGTCtaaccatttacattgacatggatggaactggagggtattatgctgagggaaatgagtcaatcagagaaagacaattatcatatggtttcactcgtatgtggaatttaagaaagttttaattttaattctagtataattaacatacggtgttatattagtttcaggtgtagaatttggtgattgATCACTGACATACAATGCgctgtgctcatcacatcacatggcctccttaattcccatcacccatttaacccatccccccacccacctcccctccatcaaccctcagttctctatagttaagagtctgtttgttggtttctctttttcctttgcttgtttgttttgtttcttaaattccacatgagtgaaatcatatggtatttgtctttctctgactgacttatttcgtttagcattatactctctagctccttccgggtcattgcaaatggcaagatttcatttttttatagctgagtaatgttccattgtatatctctataccacctcttctttatccattcatctatcaatggacacttgggctgcttctataatttggcagtcagtctttttaaagttttgccaTCCTAATAGTATGTAGTGGTATCAACTTttcctgtggttttaatttgcatttctctaataaccaATGATTTTGagtatgttttcatgtgcttGGTTACCATCTATGTATCTTCCTCATTAAGTGTTTCTTCAAatgctttgcatatttttaattgatttgtttctcttcctaTCATTGAATTTTGAGTTCTTAATGTATTCTggttacaaatcttttttttttaagattttatttatttgacagagagagagagagcacaagcagggggagtggcaggcggagggagagggagaagcaggctccccactcagcagggagcctgatgcgccgatcccaggaccttggtaCCACGACccaagacaaaggcagacgcctaaccaactgaggtGCCCCTGgatacaaatcttttaaaaaatatatgttttgcaaagattttctccaagtctggttttgtatttttattttcctaacaaTGTCTcttgaaaaacatgtttttaattctgGTGAAGTCTAATAAATATTCCACATCTCTTCacttctatttcatattttttaaaatcttcactaCATTCTGGAAGATTCCTTTGGATTGAttttacaactaaaaaaaatCGGTCTTTGGCAACCTATTCTATTCAGCCCATATATTGAATTACTTTCaattatcagatttttaaaataaaaatcacccataaaGTTTGCACTATGACAATATTGCATCTCCCTGAGAATATCAATTATTCAGTACAACTCAGTCTATGAGCTCTATTTCCCTGGGTGTAAGTTCTGCACTTAGTAAGAGGGTAATGTTGGTAACGTTggtaagagggtcagagggcaaattTCTTGCACAGTGCTCGATTTTTCGCAGTTGCTTGGTGACTCTTAGCTGAGGGATCATTTATTTGAGGACCTCTGTTGGCTGGTCTTTGTTTATTGCAGTCCGCCCCTTCAGGGTAAGGGGTGAGAGTCAGACATAGTCTAACTAAGAGAGGCTTTCTTGGGGCAGAAACTCCTCATTCCTCCGTGGTGTTGCCAGGCTGTAGGATTCTGTCCTGGCTCTCTGTTTAAAGGCTCAtactctgggcgcctgggtggctcagtcgttaagcgtctgcctttggctcgggtcatgatcccagagtcctgggatcgagccccacatcaggctccctgctctgcggggagcctgcttctccctctcccactcccctgcttgtgttccctctctcactgtgtctctctctgtcaaaaataaataaaaaatcttccaaaaaaaaaaaaaaaaggctcatacTCTTTCTTCCTACATGGAGGCAGATACCTCTATAGCTGCTGCCTAGTCCAAAGGGCTATGGGTACAGGGACTGTTGACCTGACAGCTCCTATTCTGGGGCCCCTGCTGATTCCCCATCAGGCACTCAGAGctgctcctctcctgctctctggtACCTTCAGGCTTTAAGCATCCTTGGAGCCATATCCACTCTCCACTTTTATGCAAGAGTCCTCTCCCATGTGTGCCTCAGTCTAGGGAtcctttaaaaatctgattaGACTACCTTCCATATTTCAGGGATTTTGCAAGATTTATTATCCATAAGAAAACCTCTTCTAATTTCTCAACATTGTTATAGATCAAACGccatttcatctcatttttagAGGCTTGTAGTGGAAAGGAAGGCTGTAACTGATGCTCCGTCCGCCATCCTGAACTGAACCTGTGGACAATATTCACATCTGTGGAAGAATCTCTTGATATTTGAAGGCCCATGAACTCAGACCACATATGCCAAATGTCGTGACAGTTGGTTGCAACTTTGGTATCTGCATTTCTTTTGGGAAAGTTTACTGGGGCCCACCTGTAGAGGGGAAAGAATGACCATTTTTAGAAACGAAAATCTGAACATTTTTCTGCCTTATGAGAGCGTTACACCAGAGAGGCCATGGGTCTGTGCTGTAATTGACAGTGCCAGCCAGGCCCAGACATTCAGTCACTCCCACCAAGGTGCTGGACATGTGAGCAAAGCCATCTGGGACCCTCCAGAGAAGCCCAGCCACCAGCTGAGTAGCACTGACTCAACTCAGTTGATGTCACATGAAACAGAAGTAAAAAATTGCCCAGCTCAGCCCCGTCCAAATTCCTGATCCACAAAAATGTGAGATACAACACAatgactgttttatttatttattttttttaaaagattttatttatttatcagagagagagagagcatgagtgagagagagaacacgagcaggaggagcagcaggcagagggagaagcaggctccccgctacacaaggagcccaatgcgggacttgatcccaggaccctggcatcatgacctgagccgaaggcagatgcttaaccgagtgagtcacccaggtgtcccaatacaattgatattttttaaaccactaagttctGGGGCAGTTTGTTAGGCAGCAATAGATGATCaaaatgcttggcacataatacatgctcaataaatatgagcCAGAGTATTCTGATGTGAAATTCCATTTGCCATGAGAAATATGTAAAAGTGGCCTGGTTTGGGAGACTATCGCCCTGACCCCACCTTCTCTGACTTTCTCCTCCAGCACATGATTCCCTGGCAACTGGGACTTACTTCCCCCTCTCTTGTACAGTAGGTCTTCATCTGAAAACCTCCTGTGAGTCCGTGTTAATTTTTGTTCCTTCTGCATAGAGGACACGACACCAAACAGCCCTCaaaccacttatttttttttttaaagagagagagagagaggcaggggaggggcagaggaagagggagagagaatcccaagcagactccacattcagctcaggctcgatcttacaaccttgggattgtgacctgagccgaaatcaagagttggacacttaaccaactgagccagacccAGGGTTCCCCCTCAAACCACTTCTAATTCTACCTCTGCCACCATCTCCTTGGGTGATACTGAGTCTGCAACCTGGGCAccattctccccattttaaaaCTAAACAGACACTTTCCAAAGGCACGTCCTGTTTCTGACACAGCTACACAGTGTGTTGCCCTCATATTCCACCCAGGGCTTCTTTGCAACCTTCATCTGTATGgtatttcctctctttctttgtcctttcttcttccctccattGTTGGGACTTGCCCGAGTCTTCCCCTACAATTTAAAATACCTTCCCTTGACCTCCCTTATTCCTCTGATGACCATCTCATTTATCCCGTCCCGCCTGCACCACACCCCTCTTTACCTGGCCCACTCTCAGCGCATCAGGTCTCAACTGAGAAGCCATTTGAGGGAAGCCATTAGGGACCCCCACCAAGGACCCTTCCTCTGTATCCTAAACACTCTACCCACCATCTCCATGGTTGTAACTAAGCGGTTGGCCATCAGCCTCCCTTCACCAGACTGCTGTCCGGAAAGGCATGCCAAGTTCATGGGTATGCTTAAGCACTTAGCAGTCTTGGGTGTGGAGACATCGATCTCTGAGGCCTCCCTCACACACGCAGACAACTTCTACTACCACCACCAATATGGCGGAGGCTTCCTATATGCCAGGAATTGTTTTAAGCACGCTACACGAATCTTCCAATAATTCCACGAGTAGGTACTTACTATTACcattttacattgtatttttcaggagattaagtaacttgggtgtttttttgttttgttttgttttgttttgactacTGGTAAGTGTTGGAGCTCAGATTCAAACTCAGGAAGCTGACTCCTGGGTCAGTGACTAGGAGAGACATCAGCTTTGGGCTTTGACTtatgttgtcttttattttgacCAAGAAATGAGTCTTATATGTGCAGGTTGCTCTCCTTCCCTaagctctctctcccaaatgtgACTGTTGGCGTCTTGGTGGCTCAGGAGTGCCCCCAGCTCCACACATGGATGTCCTGCTGCGTCAAGCACTCCCACCCTCCCTGTCACCTTTCCTCGCCACAGACACCCGCAGCACCCTGCAGAAAGAAGTCAGCTCTGGGCAGGAGGGGTGTATCTGAGCAACAGTTGCCTCATGAGCTGACTGTGCATTCCTGACATTCGGCTCTCATTGCTTTGTGGACAGGGAGCCCAGGCTTCCGATGGACGTGCCTCCGTCTGAACCAGAGTGGCTGGATCGAGTATGACAAAAGAAAACATCCCCTTCCCGTCCCGCCTGCACCACACCCCTCTTTACCTGGCCCACTCTCAGCGCATCAGGTCTCAACTGAGAAGCCATTTGAGGGAAGCCATTAGggacaaaacaagacaaaaacaaattcaaaccaagtgaaacaaccacaacaaaaggaagaaaaaaaagaaagcaaaggcaaaCAACAACACACAGAAGGAGGATGGCAAGTTAGTTTCTGGAGGACACACAGCCTATTTACAccttaaaatacagaaacaaagacCTGGCCAGTTTTCTCAGCATTGGATAGGCCCTTCCGGCCAGTATTTCTCGGGCCCTCAGTAGCCACGGGCAATGGAACTGGTGTTCCAGGAGCGAGCAGACCCCCAAGTTTAAGtacatggttttttttaaagattttatttattt is a window of Zalophus californianus isolate mZalCal1 chromosome 1, mZalCal1.pri.v2, whole genome shotgun sequence DNA encoding:
- the C1H3orf35 gene encoding LOW QUALITY PROTEIN: AP20 region protein 1 (The sequence of the model RefSeq protein was modified relative to this genomic sequence to represent the inferred CDS: deleted 1 base in 1 codon; substituted 1 base at 1 genomic stop codon), with the translated sequence MKTMATRKRCKLSRTSPEFENVIKRLLCVRTFHTRIGGDLTPGIINRGRPANAEQMGLQGNAKHFNIFPLGPLDSRXLMLVSLVENKVNAVGETINIAGLVSRMAGGLKLLRTYNVAGLRNSLLKS